A genomic region of Eriocheir sinensis breed Jianghai 21 chromosome 42, ASM2467909v1, whole genome shotgun sequence contains the following coding sequences:
- the LOC127010030 gene encoding neuronal acetylcholine receptor subunit alpha-5-like, translating into MVLIRLMMMMMTRTPTFLTLCVLPLLVQVHGAFDFWKSEITLRNQVFEGYDKTIRPALNVSVVVRSLEVKDMEVKEDAHSLLLHGALQLTWEDPRLRWSLEDHEDLDRLGVDPQELWRPDLAVYNSPNAVASRSQMPALVYPDGVVVFVPPVDLPLTCLLDLTYWPYDVLNCSLRAGSWVHHGHMLNLTLAEDALKFMLSRGGEIEGSTSTISEPEWEVIFANLTRHTHHLPCCTEPQVMLAMEVVVRRSAPAITWVMKTPVVCLFVMTCLLFLLPPKGSEKVMFGGLCVLLNILFLGFATTIVYKDPMHTPLIVQLVMHQVVLTVVSVVIAVLVVRMVKTHHAYRLPHILNKLTSIISPILCLSSCTKRIPYNPLDYAMIVKSEQIELGDRTEGETSKREFPEDSIEWVVLASVVDRLALIMYVAACAVTLIRFSPVLG; encoded by the exons ATGGTGCTGataaggctgatgatgatgatgatgaccagaACCCCCACCTTCCTCACCCTCtgcgtccttcctctcctcgtccaag TCCATGGCGCCTTCGACTTTTGGAAGAGCGAGATAACCCTTCGGAATCAGGTTTTTGAAGGTTATGACAAGACTATACGGCCTGCCCTCAATGTGTCTGTGGTGGTGAGGAGCCTGGAGGTGAAAGACATGGAAGTG AAAGAAGACGCTCACAGCCTCCTCCTGCACGGCGCCCTTCAGCTG ACATGGGAGGACCCGCGTCTCAGGTGGAGCCTTGAAGACCACGAGGACCTGGACCGGCTCGGCGTGGACCCCCAGGAGTTGTGGCGACCTGACCTGGCTGTCTATAATTC TCCCAACGCTGTGGCCTCGAGGTCACAAATGCCCGCCCTGGTGTACCCTGACGGTGTAGTGGTGTTCGTGCCCCCTGTGGACCTCCCCCTGACATGCCTGCTTGACCTGACCTACTGGCCCTACGATGTGCTCAACTGTTCCTTAAGGGCAGGCTCCTGGGTACATCACGGCCACATGCTGAACCTGACCCTTGCGGAAGATGCCCTCAAG TTCATGCTGTCGAGGGGCGGCGAGATAGAGGGTAGCACCAGCACAATCAGCGAGCCGGAGTGGGAGGTGATCTTCGCTAACCTGACGAGGCACACCCATCACCTGCCTTGCTGCACTGAGCCCCAGGTGATGCTTGCCATGGAGGTAGTGGTGCGACGCTCTGCCCCGGCCATCACCTGGGTCATGAAAACACCGGTTGTAT GTCTGTTCGTGATGACATGCCTGCTGTTCCTCTTACCGCCGAAGGGGAGCGAAAAAGTTATGTTCGGTGGGCTCTGCGTCCTACTCAACATTCTCTTCCTCGGGTTTGCCACCACAATAGTTTACAAGGACCCCATGCACACGCCCCTCATtg TCCAGTTGGTGATGCATCaggtggtgttgacggtggtgaGCGTGGTGATAGCCGTTCTGGTGGTGAGGATGGTCAAGACTCATCACGCGTACCGCCTACCTCACATCCTCAACAAGCTGACATCGATCATCTCCCCCATACTCTGCCTCTCCAGCTGTACCAAGCGA ATCCCTTACAACCCCCTAGACTACGCCATGATCGTCAAATCAGAACAAATAGAACTGGGCGACAGAACGGAAGGCGAGACTAGCAAAAGGGAGTTCCCGGAGGATTCCATAGAGTGGGTCGTTCTTGCGTCCGTGGTTGATCGCCTTGCCCTCATCATGTACGTGGCCGCCTGTGCTGTCACCCTCATCCGCTTCTCACCCGTGCTTGGATGA